The following proteins are co-located in the Tripterygium wilfordii isolate XIE 37 chromosome 2, ASM1340144v1, whole genome shotgun sequence genome:
- the LOC120013569 gene encoding tRNA(adenine(34)) deaminase, chloroplastic isoform X1 — MYNTYTSSTLLSVRTKGSVSFSFNDYSNLLNERFDKNPLSQSPCCCSCCFHCCSPSFASNRVALNPALFYGLRQSTLIQCSPSRRLILGGRDRYHYRVPIYGFDSECFEVYCSLKQRGCNEGIGRRRKRSVGYANSSERRCLGDAEAVISLLSEEFSEEFLGDTKRNGRMSKKVEAGKRGDYVVGSYRRKKKDVGLGFSDNNSKQQAIKSVGVESREEGYGRKEKREEKEASTRGENLRGRRQDSSCSSYYSLSSSGDVESDLEVQDNPEQLIEELSSGLQESRNKSKGRFEKQMVGELKRHTDDIKDHAEISEQRNSVAASYSGQDWRKKSEKKLTEVSIEGTHSREEASKLHGENDHVEASSSHNHIDQEDSSFSMNFENRTRNQFGKKDEEIRQKSFSQRQYQEISKISRTKDSGVETTSQLQQQFSDREGSHRIATESTLETRDNYHNIVSHRAENSNLQRESEYKMKIKEEDTALFQSSHQESGKHISQIDRKDLERMQFRRESRDITSLSVQASDRDTNNTSQRNSEKRMIDQGRNSTSVVKILRETKEKHTQTDETEIQFKSNKEHQRATKVSTHLEKASEEASGIEASLNLVSQARVQHVDVKEGSQQNVSAMLMAPPSQLVARDSQHVDPVDGTAVELSYESDSSALIPNSAGSTPAMQHETYGRDRQSENYESPLNHSTHEDALSSVRRFEESSMHFVGEFFEKARVEVSTSNVHREKVSLNEELMHEGQGHVRKRSDEYGFVEFQSKEHDSRQSSDSSAGKGPSDAMWDVRDTSVQQPPEVEEAPESDGSAIVRRTGRSLWSIIADVVRLRWRSHAETPKSAGRSRQKNSSNESVSSEAWFSGRDADETNDENVKGERRRRLHEASRPYQPELEKTSIQSEDEDPERIRLKGKVRQPRGEKSSSSAILKSELPSRGVFPNSEEGTSTNEDGQSSQGASVVVRTEEQLQPMPSRSTSESPIIEEIGGTVRTNISGSGSKELMVQPISSNLSEVSGSGKKEGELKQRKLQRSTQVPRDKFDDWEEAYRLESEQRKIDEMFMREALIEAQKAADTWEVPVGAVLVRDGKIIARGYNLVEELRDSTAHAEMICIREASSLLRSWRLTETTLYVTLEPCPMCAGAILQARINTLVWGAPNKLLGADGSWIRLFPSGGEGTGSEMSDKPAAPVHPFHPKMTIRRGVLETECADTMQQFFRRRRRKENKSDPSSPPSNLPTSDHLPKLLNKMQDIFHIMFCS, encoded by the exons ATGTATAATACATATACTAGCTCAACTTTACTCTCTGTTAGGACAAAAGGGtctgtttctttttccttcaatGACTACTCAAACTTGTTGAATGAAAGATTTGACAAAAACCCACTATCACAATCGCCTTGTTGTTGTTCGTGTTGTTTTCATTGTTGTTCGCCATCATTTGCCTCCAATAGGGTGGCCTTAAATCCTGCCTTATTTTATGGTTTGAGACAATCCACCCTTATCCAGTGTTCTCCCTCGAGAAGGCTGATCTTGGGTGGGAGGGATCGTTATCATTACAGGGTCCCAATTTATGGCTTTGATAGTGAATGTTTTGAGGTTTATTGCTCTTTGAAGCAAAGGGGTTGTAATGAAGGGATTGgcaggagaagaaagagaagtgtTGGGTATGCAAATTCGAGTGAAAGGCGTTGCTTAGGTGATGCGGAGGCTGTGATTAGCTTGTTGAGTGAGGAATTTAGTGAGGAGTTTTTAGGTGATACGAAAAGAAATGGGCGGATGTCAAAGAAGGTGGAAGCTGGGAAGAGAGGGGATTATGTTGTTGGTTCTtataggaggaagaagaaagatgtTGGGTTGGGATTTTCTGACAACAATTCAAAGCAGCAAGCTATTAAATCAGTTGGTGTTGAGTCGAGAGAAGAAGGGTATGGGAGGAAGGAAAAGAGGGAAGAAAAGGAAGCTTCAACTAGAGGAGAGAATCTTAGAGGAAGGAGACAAGATTCTAGTTGTTCATCTTATTACTCCCTTTCATCTTCCGGGGATGTTGAGAGTGATTTAGAAGTTCAGGATAACCCTGAGCAACTCATTGAAGAATTGTCATCTGGGCTTCAGGAGTCGAGAAACAAAAGCAAGGGTAGATTTGAGAAGCAAATGGTGGGAGAGTTAAAGAGGCATACTGATGATATAAAAGATCATGCAGAAATTTCGGAACAAAGAAATTCTGTGGCAGCAAGTTACTCTGGGCAAGATTGGAGAAAGAAGTCTGAGAAGAAGCTGACTGAAGTATCGATTGAAGGAACACATTCTAGAGAGGAAGCCTCTAAATTGCATGGTGAAAATGATCATGTTGAGGCTTCCAGCTCTCATAATCACATTGATCAAGAGGATTCCTCTTTTTCCATGAATTTTGAAAATAGAACAAGAAACCAATTTGGTAAAAAAGATGAGGAAATTAGACAAAAGTCTTTCTCGCAAAGGCAATACCAGGAAATTAGTAAAATTTCAAGGACCAAAGACAGTGGTGTCGAAACAACTTCTCAATTGCAACAACAGTTCAGTGATAGAGAAGGAAGCCACCGAATCGCTACAGAATCTACTTTGGAAACTAGAGATAATTATCATAATATAGTCAGCCATAGGgctgaaaattctaacttgcaaaGGGAGTCTGAATATAAAATGAAGATCAAAGAAGAAGATACAGCCTTGTTCCAAAGTTCACACCAAGAATCTGGAAAGCACATCTCGCAAATAGATCGGAAAGATCTTGAGAGAATGCAGTTTAGAAGAGAGTCCCGAGATATCACCAGTTTGTCGGTTCAAGCTAGTGATAGAGATACCAACAATACTTCTCAACGAAATTCTGAAAAGAGAATGATTGATCAAGGTAGAAATTCAACTTCAGTTGTGAAAATTTTGagggaaacaaaagaaaaacatactcAAACTGATGAAACTGAGATTCAATTTAAATCAAACAAGGAGCATCAAAGAGCTACTAAAGTATCAACTCATCTTGAAAAAGCCTCAGAAGAGGCCTCGGGTATCGAAGCATCTTTAAATCTGGTTTCACAAGCTAGAGTGCAGCATGTTGATGTAAAGGAAGGTAGTCAGCAAAACGTAAGTGCAATGTTGATGGCTCCACCATCTCAGTTGGTGGCTAGAGATTCACAGCATGTTGATCCAGTTGATGGGACTGCAGTAGAGCTTTCCTATGAAAGTGACTCCAGTGCCTTAATTCCAAATTCAGCAGGGAGCACTCCAGCTATGCAACATGAAACATATGGCAGAGATAGGCAGAGTGAGAATTATGAGAGCCCTTTAAACCACAGTACCCATGAAGATGCTCTGAGTTCAGTTCGTCGTTTTGAGGAATCATCAATGCATTTTGTTGGAGAGTTTTTTGAGAAGGCAAGGGTTGAAGTCTCAACCTCTAATGTCCATAGAGAGAAGGTATCTTTGAATGAAGAACTTATGCATGAAGGTCAGGGCCATGTGCGAAAGAGGTCGGATGAATATGGTTTTGTTGAATTTCAGTCAAAGGAACACGACTCAAGGCAATCATCTGATAGTTCTGCGGGAAAAGGACCTTCTGATGCTATGTGGGATGTACGAGATACATCTGTTCAACAACCTCCAGAGGTAGAAGAAGCACCAGAGTCTGATGGGAGTGCCATTGTAAGAAGAACTGGCAGGTCTTTATGGAGCATTATTGCAGATGTTGTTCGGCTGCGGTGGCGCTCACATGCCGAAACACCTAAATCAGCTGGAAGATCAAGACAAAAGAACTCGTCAAATGAGTCTGTCAGCAGTGAGGCATGGTTCTCTGGCCGTGACGCTGATGAAACCAATGATGAAAATGTAAAgggggaaagaagaagaaggttgcATGAAGCCTCTCGTCCTTATCAGCCAGAACTGGAGAAAACTTCAATTCAAAGTGAAGATGAAGATCCTGAAAGGATTCGATTAAAGGGCAAAGTAAGACAACCTAGAGGAGAAAAATCATCTTCATCTGCTATATTAAAGAGTGAATTGCCATCTAGAGGTGTTTTTCCAAATTCTGAGGAGGGAACTAGTACGAATGAAGATGGACAGAGTTCTCAAGGTGCCTCTGTTGTTGTGAGAACAGAGGAACAATTGCAACCAATGCCTTCTAGAAGCACTAGTGAATCTCCCATCATAGAAGAAATTGGGGGCACCGTTAGAACTAATATATCTGGCAGTGGCTCAAAGGAGCTGATGGTACAACCCATTAGTTCTAATTTAAGTGAAGTGTCAGGGTCTGGGAAGAAGGAGGGGGaactaaaacaaagaaagctTCAGCGTAGTACACAAGTACCAcgagataaatttgatgattgGGAAGAAGCATATAGACTAGAAAGTGAGCAGAGaaaaattgatgaaatgtttATGAGGGAAGCACTAATAGAAGCTCAGAAGGCAGCTGATACTTGGGAGGTGCCTgttggggcagttttggtgcgAGATGGAAAGATTATTGCTCGTGGATACAACCT GGTGGAGGAGCTCCGGGACTCCACAGCTCATGCTGAAATGATCTGTATAAGGGAGGCTTCCAGCCTACTCAGGTCATGGAGGCTCACG GAGACAACATTATACGTAACCCTTGAACCATGTCCCATGTGTGCTGGAGCAATACTTCAAGCAAGAATCAACACTCTTGTATGGGGAGCCCCCAACAAACTTCTTGGAGCTGATGGCAGCTGGATCAG ACTTTTTCCTAGTGGGGGAGAAGGAACTGGTTCAGAAATGTCAGATAAGCCAGCTGCTCCAGTTCACCCATTCCACCCTAAGATGACAATCCGAAGAGGGGTTTTGGAGACGGAGTGTGCAGATACAATGCAGCAATTCTTCCGGCGTAGGAGGAGGAAGGAGAATAAATCAGACCCATCTTCCCCGCCTTCAAATCTTCCCACGTCAGATCATCTACCAAAACTTCTCAATAAAATGCAAGACATCTTCCACATTATGTTCTGTTCATAA